In Candidatus Eremiobacteraceae bacterium, a genomic segment contains:
- a CDS encoding glutathione S-transferase N-terminal domain-containing protein: MIDASRPKLKLYKADWCGYCIRVMRKLDELGLAYEGVEVPIPHRDRREVIAVSGQPEVPVLVDGDVVIDDDDRIIPYLEARYGAKR, translated from the coding sequence GTGATCGACGCTTCGCGCCCCAAACTGAAATTGTACAAGGCGGACTGGTGCGGATACTGCATCCGGGTGATGCGCAAACTCGACGAGCTCGGGCTCGCATATGAAGGGGTCGAGGTGCCGATTCCTCACAGAGATCGGCGCGAAGTGATCGCCGTCTCAGGTCAGCCCGAGGTGCCCGTGCTGGTAGACGGCGACGTGGTCATCGACGACGATGACCGGATCATCCCGTACCTCGAGGCGCGATACGGCGCCAAACGGTAG
- a CDS encoding TonB family protein, with protein sequence MLFGLAVFIIGSSLLHISFGTSVAAMSSYWRNVGPSDKDGVSVITLSRSAHDPFEKPTPTPTPTPIIVKRTALNVAMLKYLELGAEQRVARLHRLAHKVAQISLDKPAKFRPAAETAPRVAATEMPNGQSHSATSAAAYTGGTGDELANNVVWGDDNPARVVREAPLPAGLPETARPARVDVEIGPDSQIIGVTLVQSSGNPDFDAAALAAAKQSAYTAATLNGLPVHGDCLLEFPNSTSSPA encoded by the coding sequence GTGCTTTTTGGACTCGCGGTCTTCATCATCGGGTCGAGCCTCCTCCACATCTCCTTTGGAACGTCCGTCGCGGCGATGTCGTCCTACTGGCGAAATGTCGGTCCTTCGGACAAAGACGGAGTATCGGTCATCACGCTCTCGCGCTCGGCACACGATCCGTTCGAAAAGCCGACGCCGACGCCGACCCCGACGCCCATCATCGTCAAGCGGACCGCGTTGAATGTAGCGATGCTGAAGTATCTCGAGCTCGGCGCGGAACAGCGGGTCGCTCGGCTCCACAGATTAGCGCACAAAGTGGCGCAGATCTCGCTCGATAAGCCGGCGAAGTTCAGACCGGCCGCCGAGACCGCACCGCGAGTCGCCGCGACTGAGATGCCGAACGGCCAATCGCATTCGGCGACGTCTGCAGCGGCGTACACGGGCGGTACTGGCGATGAACTCGCCAATAACGTGGTCTGGGGCGACGACAATCCTGCGCGCGTCGTGCGCGAAGCGCCGCTGCCGGCAGGACTGCCGGAGACGGCCAGGCCGGCGAGGGTGGATGTCGAGATCGGTCCGGATTCGCAGATCATCGGCGTGACTCTGGTGCAATCATCGGGCAACCCCGATTTTGATGCAGCAGCTCTGGCGGCGGCGAAGCAGTCTGCGTACACGGCAGCAACACTCAACGGTCTGCCGGTCCACGGCGACTGCTTGCTCGAATTCCCGAACAGCACCTCAAGCCCGGCGTAG